The following are encoded in a window of Harpia harpyja isolate bHarHar1 chromosome W, bHarHar1 primary haplotype, whole genome shotgun sequence genomic DNA:
- the LOC128136066 gene encoding LOW QUALITY PROTEIN: ribosome biogenesis protein NSA2 homolog (The sequence of the model RefSeq protein was modified relative to this genomic sequence to represent the inferred CDS: inserted 2 bases in 1 codon; substituted 1 base at 1 genomic stop codon), whose amino-acid sequence CRRCAVVCSGSRGVGQRWPQPSGPQPPLPAHRASLCTQPQNEYIELHRKRYGYRLDYHERRRRKAKMMIGLKAKLYHKQRHAEKIQMKKTIKMHEERNTKEKNDEKTPKGAVPAYLLDREGQSWAKVLTLLNRKEKAGKWEVSVPKVHAQGETEVLKVIRTGKRKEEAWKRTVTKVCFIGDGFTRKPPKYKXFIQPMGLRFKKARMTHPEFKATFCLPILXKKNPSFPLYTTLGVITKGTIIEVNMSELGLATEGGKVIWGKYAQVTNSPENYGCINAVLLV is encoded by the exons TGCCGCCGTTGCGCTGTGGTCTGCTCAGGCTCCCGCGGTGTGGGGCAGCGCTGGCCCCAGCCGTCCGGTCCTCAGCCGCCATTACCTGCTCACCGCGCTTCCTTGTGCACACAGCCGCAGAACGAGTACATCGAGCTGCACCGTAAGCGCTACGGGTACCGCCTGGACTACCacgagaggaggagaaggaaggccAAGATGATGATCGGGCTGAAAGCCAAGCTCTACCACAAGCAGCGGCATGCTGAGAAGATTCAGATGAAGAAGAC cattaaaatgcatgaagagagaaatacaaaggaaaagaatgatgaaaaaaCACCTAAAGGAGCTGTACCAGCATACCTGCTGGACAGAGAGGGCCAGTCCTGGGCTAAGGTTCTAACattattaaacagaaaagaaaaagct ggGAAATGGGAGGTTTCCGTGCCAAAGGTCCATGCACAAGGAGaaacagaagttttaaaagtgattcgtacaggaaagagaaaggaggaggccTGGAAGAGAACGGTTACAAAAGTTTGTTTTATCGGAGATGGCTTTACTAGGAAGCCTCCTAAATACAAATGATTCATTCAACCAATG GGCTTACGTTTCAAGAAGGCACGCATGACACATCCTGAATTTAAAGCTACTTTTTGCCTACCTATCCT GAAAAAGAatccttcttttcctttgtatACAACACTGGGTGTAATTACCAAAGGTACCATCATCGAGGTGAACATGAGTGAGCTTGGCCTTGCGACAGAAGGGGGCAAAGTTATCTGGG GGAAATATGCACAAGTAACAAACAGTCCAGAAAATTATGGCTGTATTAATGCAGTTCTACTTGTCTAA
- the LOC128136102 gene encoding ribosome-releasing factor 2, mitochondrial-like, which produces MRVISVTQQNCSLRNYNSPPGHVKSLCSVINPRISRPIFSHRLLQHRLSHGVTAIFRGHPTALAWGPPQAADVDDGDTVTDFMVQEREHGITIQSAAVMFDWKDYRISLIDTPDYMDFTVEVEYYLRVLDEAVAVFDASAGVEAQTLTVWRQMDKHKVPQIGFLNKMDKNRASCPLGKLRPSEVWLML; this is translated from the exons ATGAGAGTCATAAGTGTGACACAGCAAAACTGCAGTCTAAGAAACTACAATTCTCCACCAG GACATGTTAAGTCTCTGTGTTCTGTCATTAATCCTCGTATATCCAG gccgatcttcagtcacagactgctccagcacaggctttcccatggagtcacggccatcttcagggggcatccaactgctctggcgtggggtcctccacaggctgcag ATGTTGATGATGGGGACACAGTGACAGATTTTATGGTACAAGAGCGAGAACATGGTATTACCATTCAGTCTGCTGCTGTTATGTTTGACTGGAAAGACTACAGAATCAGTCTGATTGACACCCCAG ATTATATGGACTTTACAGTGGAAGTTGAGTATTACTTGAGAGTCCTGGATGAAGCAGTAGCAGTGTTTGATGCTTCAGCTGGTGTTGAG gCCCAAACTCTGACAGTGTGGAGACAAATGGACAAACATAAGGTACCACAAATTGGCTTTTTGAACAAGATGGACAAAAACAGGGCAAG TTGCCCATTGGGGAAGCTAAGACCTTCAGAGGTCTGGCTGATGTTGTGA